TGTTGGTCGAAATAAAGAAAGAGGATTATTTGCCAGTCAGGGAATAGTCAGTACTGTAGGCGGTTCGTGGCGTAGTAGCTTTGGCGGTAATATCGATCGCTTTGTTCGCTTAGATCTCAATTTTTATCCTGGTAGCGGTGGTAGTGCCTTAGTTAATGCAGCAGGACAAGTTGTGGGTTTTAACACGACGGGTCCTAGGCGCAGCGTCTTGACTATACCTGCTGTTACAGTTGACCGCGTTGTCGAACAGTTGTTAGAAACAGGTCATATTCGTCGTGGCTATCTCGGTCTGGCGATGCAACCAGTTAACCTACCCGACTCTTTAGTCAATGAATTATCTCTGACCCACCAGCAAGGACTAATGGTAATTAGTGTCGAACCCGAATCTCCAGCACAACAAGCAGGCATTCTACTGGGAGATATTTTGACCGAGATTGAAGGCACTTCTATAGTGAGACTAAGAGACATTCAGATATATTTAGAACCACAGAATGTGGGAAAAGCGATCTCTTTAAAGTTGATTCGCGCGGGTTCGTTACATCCTGTAACTTTGACTGTGGGCGATAGTGGCAGCAAAGACGATTGTTAAAAGCGATAGAAACTAAGTTAGAAACAATCGAGGGATGATTCGGATTATCGTGTATGACTCTAATTCAATTTTGCTGGCTGGTTTAGTTAGCATTCTCGGTAGCTTGCCAGAGTTAAAAATAGTAGGGAGTTTTTTTGATGAAGCGAGTTTAAGATTATTGAGCGATTGCGCCCCCGATTTGTTGTTAATAGAGCAAATACCCGACGAAGATTTGTGGTGGTTGTCACGATGGATATTCAAGACCGAGTTGGAGATGGCGGGTATTTTATTGACCGACTATATAACTAGTGAAGAGATGAGGGAATATCTCGCTCTGGGTTTTAAGGCTTTTTTACCCTATTTAATCAACACCACAGAAATTGCCACAGCGATCGATGCGGTGATGGCTGGTTTAATTGTAATTCATCCTGAGTTAATACCTCTCGACCAAAGAAATAATTCTGCCATCACTCCCGAAGCTCAAATCGATGTTCATTTAACGGCTAGAGAAATGGAGGTGCTACGGTTACTTGGAGATGGATTTAATAATCAAGCAATTGCCTCTACTCTACAAATATCCAAACATACGGTCAAGTTTCATATCAGTTCAATTCTATCCAAGCTCAATGTCTCCAGTCGTACCGAAGCAGTTACAGTAGGATTGCGACAGGGATTGATTAGGCTTTGAACTTTAGCCAGTTGCATCTGGTAGCAATAGGACATTCAGGACATTTAGTATTTCTAGCAGTACAAACTTTAGCTCCAAAGTCTAATAAAGTTAGATTCCAATGTCCTACCTCGGTATCTGGTGCAATGGTTTCTGCTGCACTCGAGAGAATTAAAGAGCGAGACTTGACCCTTCCTCCTTCGATACCAAAGAATCTTTCTAAAATACGGGCAACGTTAGTATCCATTACTGCTGCCGAGCAAGCGAATGCTTAAGAAAAAATGGCTTTTGCGGTATACTTACCAATGCCTGGAAGCTTTAGTCATTCTGTTTCTTCTTGGGGTATTTCTCCTTTGGGCGTTGCATCCCTGCGGGATGATCTGATCATAGTAGGGTATGAAATGCCCAAACTGCCAATCAAATAAAATTCGTAAAGATGGTCATCGTCGAGGAAAACAAAATTATCATTGTAAGGAATGCGATCGCCAATTTATCACCGCCTACTCTCAAGTAGGATATCCTCCATCAGTTAAAGAAAACTGCTTAAAGATGTATGTCAATGGTCTAGGATTTAGAGCAATAGAAAGAATTACGGGGTCAATCATAATGCTGTAAAAGGG
This window of the Coleofasciculaceae cyanobacterium genome carries:
- a CDS encoding S1C family serine protease, giving the protein MSSLTNPNSNFLIAFSEKSADIVETVGNSVVAINGRGFFCSGIHWREGIIITSNESIKQARETTVTLPSGETLPITLLGRDRSTDVAVFRTEASIPVAPIDSECELKVGQIALAVGRNKERGLFASQGIVSTVGGSWRSSFGGNIDRFVRLDLNFYPGSGGSALVNAAGQVVGFNTTGPRRSVLTIPAVTVDRVVEQLLETGHIRRGYLGLAMQPVNLPDSLVNELSLTHQQGLMVISVEPESPAQQAGILLGDILTEIEGTSIVRLRDIQIYLEPQNVGKAISLKLIRAGSLHPVTLTVGDSGSKDDC
- a CDS encoding response regulator transcription factor; amino-acid sequence: MIRIIVYDSNSILLAGLVSILGSLPELKIVGSFFDEASLRLLSDCAPDLLLIEQIPDEDLWWLSRWIFKTELEMAGILLTDYITSEEMREYLALGFKAFLPYLINTTEIATAIDAVMAGLIVIHPELIPLDQRNNSAITPEAQIDVHLTAREMEVLRLLGDGFNNQAIASTLQISKHTVKFHISSILSKLNVSSRTEAVTVGLRQGLIRL